One stretch of Amycolatopsis sp. NBC_00345 DNA includes these proteins:
- a CDS encoding glycosyltransferase, which produces MRVLLSTIGSRGDFQPLLALGVQLRELGHEARLCAPPDFRGLAEEHGLPFVPLGPELQPRAGTADKTPNPTPKKLTIEELRALVPATVAGQFATVGEAAEGCDVIVGCNQLQVAARSVAELRGIRYFFADYSPVSLPSPHHAPPPLPGRPPAEPGADDRALWTQEIERRNATWRTALNEQRAAAGLGPVDDVLGHILTDRPLLAADPALAPWLRPSDVDVVPTGAWILPDRRPLPSVVEDFLADGEPPVYFGFGSVRSPQALGRAAVEAARALGRRAIVLRGWAGLDLPDDGPDCLAVTELNLRALFPRVAAVVHHGGAGTTTTASRGGAPQVVVPHLYDQYYFARRVQDLGIGAAHADAEPTADSLATALKQVLQSDVESRARSFAAEVRTDGALVAARFIS; this is translated from the coding sequence ATGCGGGTACTGCTGTCGACGATCGGTTCGCGGGGCGACTTCCAGCCGTTGCTGGCGTTGGGGGTGCAGCTGCGTGAGCTCGGGCACGAGGCGCGGCTGTGCGCGCCGCCGGACTTCCGGGGGCTGGCCGAGGAACACGGTCTGCCGTTCGTGCCGCTGGGGCCCGAGTTACAGCCCCGCGCTGGGACAGCTGACAAAACACCGAACCCGACACCGAAGAAGCTCACGATCGAAGAGCTACGGGCGCTGGTGCCGGCCACCGTCGCCGGTCAGTTCGCCACGGTGGGGGAGGCGGCCGAGGGCTGTGACGTGATCGTGGGCTGCAACCAGCTCCAGGTCGCCGCGCGGTCGGTGGCCGAGTTGCGGGGGATCCGCTACTTCTTCGCCGACTACAGCCCGGTCAGCCTGCCGTCGCCGCATCACGCGCCGCCGCCGTTGCCCGGGCGTCCGCCGGCCGAACCGGGCGCCGACGACCGCGCCCTGTGGACCCAGGAAATCGAACGCCGCAACGCCACCTGGCGCACGGCGCTCAACGAGCAGCGCGCAGCGGCCGGCCTCGGCCCGGTCGACGACGTGCTCGGCCACATCCTGACCGACCGGCCCCTGCTGGCCGCCGACCCGGCGCTCGCGCCGTGGCTACGTCCGTCCGATGTGGACGTCGTGCCGACCGGCGCCTGGATCCTGCCCGACCGGCGGCCGCTGCCCTCCGTCGTGGAGGACTTCCTCGCGGACGGCGAACCGCCGGTCTACTTCGGCTTCGGCAGCGTGCGCTCGCCGCAGGCCCTCGGCCGGGCGGCGGTCGAGGCGGCGCGGGCGCTCGGGCGCCGCGCGATCGTGCTGCGCGGCTGGGCCGGGCTGGACCTGCCGGACGACGGGCCGGACTGCCTGGCCGTCACGGAGCTGAACCTGCGGGCGCTGTTCCCGCGCGTCGCCGCCGTCGTGCACCACGGTGGGGCGGGCACCACGACCACGGCCAGCCGCGGCGGCGCGCCGCAGGTCGTCGTGCCGCACCTCTACGACCAGTACTACTTCGCCCGCCGCGTCCAGGACCTCGGCATCGGCGCCGCGCACGCGGACGCCGAGCCGACCGCCGATTCACTGGCCACGGCGTTGAAGCAGGTCCTCCAGTCCGATGTGGAGAGTCGTGCGCGGTCGTTCGCCGCCGAGGTCCGCACGGACGGTGCCCTGGTCGCCGCGCGGTTCATCTCCTGA
- a CDS encoding flavin-containing monooxygenase, producing the protein MSSTSSPPSGLGFDPDALRAKYRAERDRRLRPDGSAQYQRAEGDFGYYAEDPYATPGFTREPLQDQVDAVVVGGGFGGLLAAARLRQAGLDRIRVIEKAGDFGGTWYWNRYPGIHCDVESYIYLPLLEELGYVPEWKYAPGAEILGHCRAIGRHFDLYRDACFRTAVEGLRWDEDEAEWTVRTDRGDVIRARYVVVTSGVLDRPKLPRIPGIETFEGHTFHTSRWDYGYTGGNADGGLTGLADKRVALIGTGATAIQAVPHLGRDAKHLYVFQRTPSTVDVRGNRRTDPEWARSLTPGWQQARRDNFLTIITGGQVEEDLIADGWTGSARLLEKIIPTDAYAHLSDEERDRVGELVDFQKMNELRDRVEAEVRDPATAAALKPWYSYMCKRPTFSDHYLQTFNRPNVTLVDTADTGGVERISGKTVVVGGQEYEVDCIIFATGFELGATDLMSGRLPVVGRDGAALLEHWRNGVRTLHGFSSHGFPNLFHVGQLQTASTINFVHGLDQQATHISAIVAEARKRGADRVEPTAEAEDAWIELIRGKAKDRTEFLLACTPGYYNNEGQPGARGGSYGFGDGPLVLQELLRKWRANGGFDEVMAAAR; encoded by the coding sequence GCGGGCCGAAGGCGACTTCGGCTACTACGCCGAAGACCCGTACGCCACCCCCGGTTTCACCCGGGAGCCGCTGCAGGACCAGGTCGACGCGGTGGTCGTCGGCGGCGGCTTCGGCGGGCTGCTCGCCGCGGCGCGCCTGCGCCAGGCCGGCCTGGACCGCATCCGGGTGATCGAGAAGGCCGGGGACTTCGGCGGCACCTGGTACTGGAACCGCTACCCCGGCATCCACTGCGACGTCGAGTCCTACATCTACCTGCCGCTGCTGGAAGAACTCGGTTACGTGCCCGAGTGGAAGTACGCGCCCGGCGCGGAGATCCTGGGGCACTGCCGGGCGATCGGCCGGCACTTCGACCTCTACCGCGACGCCTGCTTCCGCACCGCGGTCGAAGGCCTCCGCTGGGACGAGGACGAGGCGGAGTGGACCGTCCGCACCGACCGCGGGGACGTCATCCGGGCCCGGTACGTGGTCGTCACCAGCGGCGTGCTCGACCGGCCCAAGCTCCCCCGCATCCCGGGCATCGAGACGTTCGAGGGGCACACCTTCCACACCAGCCGGTGGGACTACGGCTACACCGGCGGCAACGCCGACGGCGGCCTCACCGGGCTCGCCGACAAGCGCGTCGCACTCATCGGCACCGGGGCCACCGCGATCCAGGCCGTGCCGCACCTCGGGCGCGACGCGAAGCACCTGTACGTCTTCCAGCGCACCCCGTCCACTGTGGACGTCCGCGGCAACCGCCGCACCGACCCGGAGTGGGCGCGCTCGCTCACTCCGGGCTGGCAGCAGGCCCGCCGGGACAACTTCCTCACGATCATCACCGGCGGGCAGGTCGAGGAGGACCTGATCGCCGACGGCTGGACCGGCAGCGCCCGGCTGCTGGAGAAGATCATCCCCACCGACGCCTACGCCCACCTTTCCGACGAGGAACGCGATCGTGTCGGCGAGCTCGTCGACTTCCAGAAGATGAACGAGCTGCGCGACCGGGTCGAAGCCGAGGTCCGGGACCCGGCGACGGCGGCGGCGCTCAAGCCCTGGTACAGCTACATGTGCAAGCGGCCGACGTTCAGCGACCACTACCTGCAGACGTTCAACCGTCCCAACGTGACCCTGGTCGACACCGCGGACACCGGCGGCGTCGAGCGGATCTCCGGGAAGACCGTGGTGGTCGGCGGCCAGGAGTACGAGGTCGACTGCATCATCTTCGCGACCGGCTTCGAGCTGGGCGCGACGGACCTGATGTCCGGCCGCCTCCCGGTCGTCGGCCGCGACGGCGCCGCGCTGCTGGAACACTGGCGAAACGGCGTCCGGACGCTGCACGGCTTCTCCAGCCACGGCTTCCCGAACCTGTTCCACGTCGGGCAGCTGCAGACCGCCAGCACGATCAACTTCGTGCACGGCCTCGACCAGCAGGCCACGCACATCAGCGCGATCGTCGCCGAGGCCCGCAAGCGCGGCGCCGACCGGGTCGAGCCGACCGCCGAGGCGGAGGACGCGTGGATCGAGCTGATCCGGGGAAAGGCGAAGGACCGTACCGAGTTCTTGCTCGCCTGCACACCGGGCTACTACAACAACGAAGGCCAGCCGGGCGCGCGCGGCGGGTCCTACGGCTTCGGGGACGGCCCGCTGGTGCTCCAGGAACTGCTGCGGAAGTGGCGCGCGAACGGCGGTTTCGACGAGGTGATGGCCGCCGCGCGGTGA